A window of the Artemia franciscana chromosome 3, ASM3288406v1, whole genome shotgun sequence genome harbors these coding sequences:
- the LOC136025124 gene encoding uncharacterized protein LOC136025124 isoform X2: protein MNRSKETVAPVQRNSDQREERSYQREERTSIGQREERINEDRILQEIFLLKKEMSRVSVELLAIKQQNESQEAVNSLRKDVSTLQGEMQVLIAGMSEISGKEDRFERTLEKYSEKHDQLKNEIRRLDKEFKNMKDSLKGLGKDFKALWVDTKSISAIHEDFMGLETKFESYKAMEARMVSKFETMSKLKADVDLASRDIYSLRGSLDKKLEAFYELEKRMTKLSAVDHHIKKSNSPESFSIYLKKVEEVFSKKIARIESFLDEINQGKVKSNLFTMEANFSKDSMGAQEELPERTADVPTERIVKLLDRKANEPAAAKPESTLKIVKNKANESTTKEPENAVERIKNNRNPPAGEDTETIDKTGKRKVNELAVEVVGNKRLKNQDQCQIQEEKNVAVITNLNKPCYLTRGYKYRLLSEKRIQIESSARKIGQFRKTEILPFGKVYYMQWLSFPVRQVGQIECMLQSCKQGNKVIETVLFGWIGKKPQVLSSNCIAYAKAPFHSLGFELVNDKIAKVNFIIDNQLVWLDLKVEMLTISTFQSKTSNSKKTCSNLSAIPNLAWKRIKYFLGLDESYKPHIIKANLYDQVTLATLGEQEFKEQSLRPAVLEIENCLSVLELERTSNSLAAEVTDNLNPSEMIFSDAIYESEISQKDDHTSVGTSIDDEVNLKDNLPVAPEKASPIKDSFLNNPKQTEVRKQESFKPGDLKSSIKWRPKSLDKSEDIFHSYVGSSTQFQTVLNRSFMDLFYHVRLNQGNSKCSNLSRSIGNTSPSDPQNYEDPGDMESVPHENIAVESRLPAPSMDEVSPKSMSQSAITSYDIEIIDENIPLKNLSSLKNLPDQEPSELLIVHKDFLSEKSLVESAQENWGDKGLHDIEIIDENIPLENPSRLKNLPDEEPSEISVIQNNSASEKSCVESAQDSCVDKGLYDTLSQTTEKQSFNSNLGNKEHSQTDDIYGKTSD from the exons ATGAATAGAAGTAAGGAAACGGTGGCTCCTGTCCAAAGAAATTCAGATCAACGAGAAGAAAGATCATATCAGAGAGAAGAAAGAACAAGTATAGGTCAGAGAGAAGAAAGAATTAATGAAGACCGAATATTGCAAGAAATTTTCCTGCTCAAAAAGGAAATGAGTCGAGTTTCTGTTGAATTGCtg gcTATAAAGCAACAAAATGAAAGTCAAGAGGCAGTGAATAGTTTGAGAAAAGATGTCTCAACCTTGCAAGGTGAAATGCAGGTGCTCATTGCTGGGATGAGTGAAATATCGGGGAAAGAAGATCGTTTTGAAAGAACACttgaaaaatattctgaaaaacaTGATCAGCTAAAAAACGAAATCAGACGTTTAGataaggaatttaaaaatatgaaggACAGCCTGAAAGGCCTTGGTAAGGATTTCAAAGCTTTGTGGGTGGATACAAAATCCATTAGTGCTATACATGAGGACTTTATGGGACTTGAGACGAAGTTTGAATCCTACAAGGCTATGGAAGCCAGGATGGTATCGAAGTTTGAAACAATGTCAAAGCTCAAGGCAGACGTGGACCTTGCTTCACGTGACATCTATTCGTTACGGGGATCTCTCGATAAAAAGCTTGAAGCATTCTACGAATTGGAGAAAAGAATGACTAAGCTCTCTGCAGTTGACCACcatattaaaaaatcaaattctccTGAAAGCTTTTCAATTTACTTGAAGAAAGTGGAGgaagtattttccaaaaaaattgcaCGAATTGAAAGCTTCCTTGATGAGATTAACCAGGGCAAAGTAAAGAGTAACCTCTTTACCATGGAAGCTAACTTTTCTAAAGACAGCATGGGAGCTCAAGAGGAGCTGCCTGAGAGGACTGCAGACGTACCAACTGAAAGGATTGTCAAACTGCTTGATAGAAAAGCCAATGAACCTGCAGCTGCGAAACCGGAGAGCACcctcaaaattgtaaaaaataaagcaaatgagTCTACCACTAAAGAACCAGAGAATGCTGtcgaaagaataaaaaacaatagaaatccGCCAGCTGGTGAAGATACGGAAACTATTGACAAAACagggaaaagaaaagtaaatgaaCTTGCCGTTGAAGTAGTGGGTAACAAGAGGCTGAAGAATCAAGACCAGTGTCAAATCcaggaagaaaaaaatgttgCGGTAATTACTAACTTAAACAAGCCATGTTACCTGACAAGAGGATATAAATACCGGCTCCTATCAGAAAAGAGAATTCAAATAGAGAGTTCAGCCAGAAAGATTGGCCAATTCAGGAAAACGGAGATACTACCATTTGGGAAAGTCTATTACATGCAATGGTTGTCGTTCCCAGTGCGACAGGTTGGACAGATTGAGTGCATGTTACAATCATGTAAACAAGGAAACAAAGTCATAGAAACCGTTCTGTTTGGTTGGATTGGCAAAAAACCCCAGGTGCTGTCATCTAACTGTATTGCTTATGCAAAAGCTCCCTTTCATTCACTTGGTTTTGAGCTTGTGAATGACAAAATCgcaaaagtaaattttattattgacaatCAACTTGTTTGGCTTGACCTGAAAGTTGAAATGCTGACTATTTCAACTTTCCAGTCAAAGACAAGTAATTCAAAGAAAACATGTTCAAATCTGAGTGCAATTCCGAATTTGGCCTGGAaacgaataaaatattttcttggtcTTGATGAAAGCTATAAACCCCATATTATAAAAGCAAATTTATATGACCAAGTAACTTTAGCAACTTTAGGTGAACAAGAATTCAAGGAACAAAGTCTGCGTCCGGCGGTGTTGGAAATAGAAAATTGTCTATCGGTCTTGGAATTAGAAAGGACATCGAATAGTTTGGCTGCTGAAGTAACTGACAATTTGAATCCGAGTGAAATGATATTTTCGGATGCAATTTATGAAAGTGAGATCAGCCAGAAAGATGATCATACTTCAGTTGGAACTTCAATTGATGACGAAGTGAATTTGAAAGATAATCTACCCGTAGCTCCCGAAAAAGCTTCACCAATAAAAGATTCCTTTTTGAACAATCCAAAACAGactgaagtcagaaaacaagaATCTTTTAAACCTGGTGATTTGAAAAGCTCAATCAAATGGCGCCCAAAGAGTCTGGACAAGTCTGAAGATATATTCCATTCCTACGTAGGCAGTTCCACACAGTTCCAGACAGTTTTAAACAGGTCCTTTATGGACCTGTTTTATCACGTACGCTTAAATCAAGGAAACTCTAAATGCTCTAATTTATCCCGTTCCATTGGGAACACCAGCCCAAGTGACCCTCAAAATTACGAAGATCCTGGTGACATGGAATCTGTACCTCATGAAAATATTGCAGTTGAGTCACGTCTACCAGCACCTTCAATGGATGAAGTCAGTCCCAAATCTATGAGCCAATCCGCAATTACAAGCTACGATATCGAGATAATTGATGAAAATATACCTCTTAAAAATCTCTCTAGTTTGAAAAATCTTCCTGACCAAGAACCTAGTGAATTATTAATTGTACATAAGGATTTTCTTTCCGAAAAATCACTTGTGGAGTCTGCACAAGAAAACTGGGGAGATAAAGGTCTACACGATATCGAGATAATTGATGAAAATATACCTCTTGAAAATCCCTCCCGTCTGAAAAATCTTCCTGACGAGGAACCAAGTGAAATATCAGTTATACAGAATAATTCTGCTTCTGAAAAATCATGTGTGGAGTCTGCACAAGATAGCTGTGTTGACAAAGGCCTATATGATACTTTATCTCAGACAACAGAAAAACAAAG tttcaactcGAATTTGGGCAATAAGGAACATTCCCAGACCGATGATATATACGGCAAAACCTCAGATTAG
- the LOC136025124 gene encoding uncharacterized protein LOC136025124 isoform X1: MNPPFQGFKFMQLERPGSSQQKVSASHREIFINPDDLVPPPPPSLNVTGRQKAPYRADTDDFYMNRSKETVAPVQRNSDQREERSYQREERTSIGQREERINEDRILQEIFLLKKEMSRVSVELLAIKQQNESQEAVNSLRKDVSTLQGEMQVLIAGMSEISGKEDRFERTLEKYSEKHDQLKNEIRRLDKEFKNMKDSLKGLGKDFKALWVDTKSISAIHEDFMGLETKFESYKAMEARMVSKFETMSKLKADVDLASRDIYSLRGSLDKKLEAFYELEKRMTKLSAVDHHIKKSNSPESFSIYLKKVEEVFSKKIARIESFLDEINQGKVKSNLFTMEANFSKDSMGAQEELPERTADVPTERIVKLLDRKANEPAAAKPESTLKIVKNKANESTTKEPENAVERIKNNRNPPAGEDTETIDKTGKRKVNELAVEVVGNKRLKNQDQCQIQEEKNVAVITNLNKPCYLTRGYKYRLLSEKRIQIESSARKIGQFRKTEILPFGKVYYMQWLSFPVRQVGQIECMLQSCKQGNKVIETVLFGWIGKKPQVLSSNCIAYAKAPFHSLGFELVNDKIAKVNFIIDNQLVWLDLKVEMLTISTFQSKTSNSKKTCSNLSAIPNLAWKRIKYFLGLDESYKPHIIKANLYDQVTLATLGEQEFKEQSLRPAVLEIENCLSVLELERTSNSLAAEVTDNLNPSEMIFSDAIYESEISQKDDHTSVGTSIDDEVNLKDNLPVAPEKASPIKDSFLNNPKQTEVRKQESFKPGDLKSSIKWRPKSLDKSEDIFHSYVGSSTQFQTVLNRSFMDLFYHVRLNQGNSKCSNLSRSIGNTSPSDPQNYEDPGDMESVPHENIAVESRLPAPSMDEVSPKSMSQSAITSYDIEIIDENIPLKNLSSLKNLPDQEPSELLIVHKDFLSEKSLVESAQENWGDKGLHDIEIIDENIPLENPSRLKNLPDEEPSEISVIQNNSASEKSCVESAQDSCVDKGLYDTLSQTTEKQSFNSNLGNKEHSQTDDIYGKTSD; this comes from the exons AAAGACCCGGAAGTTCTCAACAAAAGGTTTCTGCTTCTCATAgagaaattttcataaatccTGATGATCTTGTACCACCACCTCCTCCTTCTCTAAATGTAACTGGAAGGCAAAAAGCACCTTACAGAGCAGATACAGATGACTTCTATATGAATAGAAGTAAGGAAACGGTGGCTCCTGTCCAAAGAAATTCAGATCAACGAGAAGAAAGATCATATCAGAGAGAAGAAAGAACAAGTATAGGTCAGAGAGAAGAAAGAATTAATGAAGACCGAATATTGCAAGAAATTTTCCTGCTCAAAAAGGAAATGAGTCGAGTTTCTGTTGAATTGCtg gcTATAAAGCAACAAAATGAAAGTCAAGAGGCAGTGAATAGTTTGAGAAAAGATGTCTCAACCTTGCAAGGTGAAATGCAGGTGCTCATTGCTGGGATGAGTGAAATATCGGGGAAAGAAGATCGTTTTGAAAGAACACttgaaaaatattctgaaaaacaTGATCAGCTAAAAAACGAAATCAGACGTTTAGataaggaatttaaaaatatgaaggACAGCCTGAAAGGCCTTGGTAAGGATTTCAAAGCTTTGTGGGTGGATACAAAATCCATTAGTGCTATACATGAGGACTTTATGGGACTTGAGACGAAGTTTGAATCCTACAAGGCTATGGAAGCCAGGATGGTATCGAAGTTTGAAACAATGTCAAAGCTCAAGGCAGACGTGGACCTTGCTTCACGTGACATCTATTCGTTACGGGGATCTCTCGATAAAAAGCTTGAAGCATTCTACGAATTGGAGAAAAGAATGACTAAGCTCTCTGCAGTTGACCACcatattaaaaaatcaaattctccTGAAAGCTTTTCAATTTACTTGAAGAAAGTGGAGgaagtattttccaaaaaaattgcaCGAATTGAAAGCTTCCTTGATGAGATTAACCAGGGCAAAGTAAAGAGTAACCTCTTTACCATGGAAGCTAACTTTTCTAAAGACAGCATGGGAGCTCAAGAGGAGCTGCCTGAGAGGACTGCAGACGTACCAACTGAAAGGATTGTCAAACTGCTTGATAGAAAAGCCAATGAACCTGCAGCTGCGAAACCGGAGAGCACcctcaaaattgtaaaaaataaagcaaatgagTCTACCACTAAAGAACCAGAGAATGCTGtcgaaagaataaaaaacaatagaaatccGCCAGCTGGTGAAGATACGGAAACTATTGACAAAACagggaaaagaaaagtaaatgaaCTTGCCGTTGAAGTAGTGGGTAACAAGAGGCTGAAGAATCAAGACCAGTGTCAAATCcaggaagaaaaaaatgttgCGGTAATTACTAACTTAAACAAGCCATGTTACCTGACAAGAGGATATAAATACCGGCTCCTATCAGAAAAGAGAATTCAAATAGAGAGTTCAGCCAGAAAGATTGGCCAATTCAGGAAAACGGAGATACTACCATTTGGGAAAGTCTATTACATGCAATGGTTGTCGTTCCCAGTGCGACAGGTTGGACAGATTGAGTGCATGTTACAATCATGTAAACAAGGAAACAAAGTCATAGAAACCGTTCTGTTTGGTTGGATTGGCAAAAAACCCCAGGTGCTGTCATCTAACTGTATTGCTTATGCAAAAGCTCCCTTTCATTCACTTGGTTTTGAGCTTGTGAATGACAAAATCgcaaaagtaaattttattattgacaatCAACTTGTTTGGCTTGACCTGAAAGTTGAAATGCTGACTATTTCAACTTTCCAGTCAAAGACAAGTAATTCAAAGAAAACATGTTCAAATCTGAGTGCAATTCCGAATTTGGCCTGGAaacgaataaaatattttcttggtcTTGATGAAAGCTATAAACCCCATATTATAAAAGCAAATTTATATGACCAAGTAACTTTAGCAACTTTAGGTGAACAAGAATTCAAGGAACAAAGTCTGCGTCCGGCGGTGTTGGAAATAGAAAATTGTCTATCGGTCTTGGAATTAGAAAGGACATCGAATAGTTTGGCTGCTGAAGTAACTGACAATTTGAATCCGAGTGAAATGATATTTTCGGATGCAATTTATGAAAGTGAGATCAGCCAGAAAGATGATCATACTTCAGTTGGAACTTCAATTGATGACGAAGTGAATTTGAAAGATAATCTACCCGTAGCTCCCGAAAAAGCTTCACCAATAAAAGATTCCTTTTTGAACAATCCAAAACAGactgaagtcagaaaacaagaATCTTTTAAACCTGGTGATTTGAAAAGCTCAATCAAATGGCGCCCAAAGAGTCTGGACAAGTCTGAAGATATATTCCATTCCTACGTAGGCAGTTCCACACAGTTCCAGACAGTTTTAAACAGGTCCTTTATGGACCTGTTTTATCACGTACGCTTAAATCAAGGAAACTCTAAATGCTCTAATTTATCCCGTTCCATTGGGAACACCAGCCCAAGTGACCCTCAAAATTACGAAGATCCTGGTGACATGGAATCTGTACCTCATGAAAATATTGCAGTTGAGTCACGTCTACCAGCACCTTCAATGGATGAAGTCAGTCCCAAATCTATGAGCCAATCCGCAATTACAAGCTACGATATCGAGATAATTGATGAAAATATACCTCTTAAAAATCTCTCTAGTTTGAAAAATCTTCCTGACCAAGAACCTAGTGAATTATTAATTGTACATAAGGATTTTCTTTCCGAAAAATCACTTGTGGAGTCTGCACAAGAAAACTGGGGAGATAAAGGTCTACACGATATCGAGATAATTGATGAAAATATACCTCTTGAAAATCCCTCCCGTCTGAAAAATCTTCCTGACGAGGAACCAAGTGAAATATCAGTTATACAGAATAATTCTGCTTCTGAAAAATCATGTGTGGAGTCTGCACAAGATAGCTGTGTTGACAAAGGCCTATATGATACTTTATCTCAGACAACAGAAAAACAAAG tttcaactcGAATTTGGGCAATAAGGAACATTCCCAGACCGATGATATATACGGCAAAACCTCAGATTAG